One window from the genome of Anopheles merus strain MAF chromosome 3R, AmerM5.1, whole genome shotgun sequence encodes:
- the LOC121596991 gene encoding uncharacterized protein LOC121596991, whose translation MHKMWCWLIVFHLFVLYDFVHCITLTEVRVPKHTIRGHAVKLECHYDMEGEALYSVKWYKDGREFYRFVPRDDPPGSVFPQPGIAVDLENSTSEQVILDPLDLSSSGKYRCEVSAEAPSFQTVSDHGEMMVVVLPDQDPYITGGKPRYQIGDPVRVNCTSGRSKPAVHLTWYINGDPAEPGLVKRYEPRITGADKLETSVLGLEFRVKPKHFKHGDMKLKCLATISTVYWKSNEESVEGEKLQKAPTLESRRAVSADSRADRVQAASSNWAKESCERLSAMQLAIYVLILLTSYRYTS comes from the exons ATGCATAAAATGTGGTGTTGGTTAATAGTGTTTCATCTATTCGTCCTTTATG ATTTCGTTCACTGTATCACGCTGACCGAGGTGCGGGTGCCCAAACATACGATCCGCGGTCACGCCGTCAAGCTCGAGTGCCACTATGATATGGAAGGTGAAGCCTTGTACTCGGTGAAATGGTACAAGGATGGACGCGAGTTTTATCGCTTCGTGCCAAGAGACGATCCGCCGGGAAGTGTTTTCCCCCAGCCGGGCATAGCCGTAGAT TTAGAAAACTCAACAAGCGAACAAGTGATTTTAGATCCACTAGATTTATCATCCAGCGGGAAGTACAGGTGTGAAGTGTCCGCCGAAGCGCCATCCTTTCAAACCGTCTCGGACCATGGCGAaatgatggtggtgg TGTTGCCCGATCAAGATCCTTACATTACGGGCGGCAAGCCGCGCTACCAGATCGGCGATCCGGTGCGCGTGAACTGCACTTCCGGTCGCTCCAAACCAGCCGTTCATCTGACGTGGTACATTAACGGCGATCCTGCCGAGCCCGGGCTGGTCAAGCGGTACGAGCCACGCATCACGGGTGCCGACAAACTGGAAACTTCCGTTCTGGGGCTCGAGTTTCGCGTCAAGCCGAAACATTTCAAGCACGGCGATATGAAGCTGAAG TGCCTCGCGACGATTTCGACCGTGTACTGGAAAAGCAACGAAGAAAGCGTCGAGGGCGAAAAACTGCAAAAAGCACCGACACTGGAGTCACGAAGGGCCGTATCGGCGGACTCGCGGGCAGACCGAGTGCAAG CTGCGTCAAGCAACTGGGCAAAGGAAAGCTGCGAACGGTTGTCGGCAATGCAGCTAgcaatttatgttttaattctGTTGACAAGTTATCGTTACACTAGTTAA